In a genomic window of Fusarium oxysporum f. sp. lycopersici 4287 supercont2.52 genomic scaffold, whole genome shotgun sequence:
- a CDS encoding uncharacterized protein (At least one base has a quality score < 10): MAGLVTKSPWFNYETRQCSKTESHNKEDPSQ, encoded by the coding sequence ATGGCGGGGTTAGTTACCAAATCACCGTGGTTCAACTATGAGACCAGGCAGTGCAGTAAGACAGAAAGTCACAATAAAGAGGATCCCTCTCAGTGA